In one Acidobacteriota bacterium genomic region, the following are encoded:
- a CDS encoding TerB family tellurite resistance protein, producing MSIRDWFGLKGSSSEAASTAETETVRKIVARLEAIEPDKARFIAAFAYNLSRVAHADLSIDAAETRTMERLVVEVGKLPEEQAVLAVQIAKSQARLFGSTENFLVTREFRELSSEEERLRLLDCLFAVSAADGSISGQEEAQITSIATELGFTRRQMVEVRSRWNDQRAILQRPPDSA from the coding sequence ATGTCGATTCGAGATTGGTTTGGACTGAAGGGAAGTTCCAGCGAAGCCGCGTCCACCGCCGAAACGGAAACCGTTCGCAAGATCGTGGCGCGGCTCGAAGCGATCGAGCCGGACAAGGCCCGCTTCATCGCCGCCTTCGCCTACAACCTGAGCCGGGTGGCCCATGCCGATCTGTCGATCGACGCGGCCGAAACCCGGACGATGGAACGGCTGGTGGTGGAGGTGGGAAAGCTGCCGGAGGAGCAGGCGGTGCTCGCTGTGCAGATCGCCAAGAGTCAGGCGCGGCTATTCGGTAGTACCGAGAATTTTCTCGTCACCCGGGAATTCAGGGAGTTGTCGAGTGAAGAGGAGCGCCTGCGGCTGCTCGACTGCCTGTTCGCCGTTTCCGCTGCCGATGGTTCGATCTCCGGCCAGGAGGAGGCGCAGATCACCTCGATCGCCACGGAACTGGGATTCACCCGCCGCCAGATGGTCGAGGTGCGCTCCCGCTGGAACGACCAGCGGGCCATCCTTCAGCGGCCCCCTGACAGCGCCTAG
- a CDS encoding TlpA disulfide reductase family protein, giving the protein MLRFWLPLLSLTCFSLLAACAAPSPSPAPLPDLVGDWRAVLASPGGELPFTLRVRQEGDGLTAVAVNGREEAPFSAVAVDGRQVEFAIDVYDAEISAQVSEDGSSLTGRWRKTIPDGDSTLPFAATRDDVRRFLPLAEAGLAPGAAEAPGAESVAGTWAVEFREVPVDPESAAEPARAEFNQSGDTVRGTFLTPTGDYRYLAGTYQEGLLRLSTFDGAHAFLFEARVLEDGTLAGEFWSRDSYHARWSAERSDDVALPDAWSQVGLTNDDGTLEFTFPNLAGDPVSLSDERFVGKVVLVNVFGTWCPNCNDEAPLLAQWHREYRRQGFEVVGLAYEFSGDPERDGEQVRRFAERYGIEYPLLLAGISDKAAAGETLPDLTAVLSYPTTIFIGRNGKVRRIHSGFTGPGTGEHFDELIAEQTALIEELLAEETS; this is encoded by the coding sequence ATGCTGCGATTCTGGCTCCCACTTCTGTCGCTGACCTGCTTCTCGCTCCTCGCCGCCTGCGCGGCGCCGAGTCCATCCCCTGCGCCGCTGCCGGACCTGGTGGGTGACTGGCGGGCGGTGCTCGCCTCGCCCGGCGGTGAGCTGCCCTTCACCCTGCGCGTGCGGCAGGAGGGCGACGGCCTGACGGCGGTGGCCGTCAACGGCCGGGAGGAGGCGCCGTTCAGCGCCGTGGCGGTGGACGGCCGACAGGTGGAGTTCGCGATCGACGTCTACGACGCCGAGATTTCCGCTCAGGTCTCAGAAGACGGTTCGTCGCTGACCGGCCGCTGGCGCAAGACCATTCCCGACGGCGATTCCACCTTGCCCTTCGCCGCCACCCGCGACGACGTCCGTCGTTTCCTGCCCCTGGCCGAAGCGGGGTTGGCGCCTGGAGCGGCGGAAGCGCCCGGGGCCGAATCCGTCGCCGGCACCTGGGCCGTCGAGTTTCGTGAGGTTCCGGTGGATCCGGAGTCCGCGGCGGAGCCGGCACGCGCCGAGTTCAACCAGTCCGGCGACACCGTTCGGGGCACCTTCCTCACCCCCACCGGTGACTACCGCTACCTGGCGGGCACCTACCAGGAAGGCTTGCTCCGCCTATCGACCTTCGACGGCGCCCACGCCTTCCTGTTCGAGGCCCGGGTGCTGGAGGATGGGACCTTGGCCGGCGAGTTCTGGTCGCGGGATTCCTACCATGCCCGCTGGAGCGCCGAGCGCAGCGACGACGTCGCCTTGCCGGACGCCTGGTCGCAGGTGGGCTTGACCAATGACGACGGCACCCTTGAATTCACTTTCCCGAATCTCGCCGGAGATCCGGTATCGCTGTCGGACGAGCGCTTTGTGGGCAAGGTGGTGTTGGTCAACGTATTCGGTACCTGGTGCCCCAACTGCAACGACGAAGCGCCGCTGTTGGCTCAATGGCATCGGGAGTATCGCCGCCAGGGGTTCGAGGTCGTCGGCCTGGCCTACGAATTCAGCGGTGACCCGGAGCGCGACGGCGAGCAGGTGCGGCGCTTCGCTGAGCGCTACGGCATCGAATACCCGCTGCTGCTCGCCGGCATCAGCGACAAGGCGGCGGCCGGCGAGACCCTGCCGGATCTGACCGCCGTTCTCTCCTACCCGACGACGATCTTCATCGGTCGCAACGGCAAAGTCCGCCGCATCCATTCGGGCTTCACCGGCCCCGGAACCGGGGAGCACTTCGACGAGCTGATCGCCGAGCAGACGGCGCTTATCGAAGAGTTGTTGGCGGAAGAGACTAGTTAG
- a CDS encoding aspartate-semialdehyde dehydrogenase, translating into MTYRVAVLGATGLVGRKLLEILEQRDFPAREVVALASARSAGGVLPFRGEELIVQEAAAGAFDGIDLVLSSAGATVSRALLPEAAARGAVSVDNTSAFRMDAEVPLVVPEVNGAVLAERPPRGIIANPNCSTIQLVLALKPLHDAFGLKRVIASTYQSVSGAGAAAVDELRETSRQALAGEAPTGDVLPHPIAFNCLPQIDVFLEDGDTKEEWKMRVEAPKILGFDLPLHATCVRVPAFFAHSEAVWIETEQPIDPPSARQVLAQAPGVEVVDDPERLAYPTALDTAGSDWTRVGRIRRDPTVANGLALWIVADNLRVGAALNAVKIAERLAGC; encoded by the coding sequence ATGACCTACCGCGTCGCCGTTCTCGGAGCCACCGGCCTGGTCGGCCGAAAACTCTTGGAGATTCTCGAGCAGCGCGACTTTCCGGCGAGGGAGGTGGTCGCGTTGGCCTCGGCCAGAAGTGCCGGCGGCGTCCTCCCCTTCCGCGGGGAGGAACTGATCGTGCAAGAAGCCGCCGCGGGCGCCTTCGATGGCATCGACCTGGTCCTGTCCTCGGCCGGCGCCACGGTCAGCCGTGCACTCCTGCCCGAAGCCGCTGCCCGCGGCGCCGTCTCCGTCGACAACACCAGCGCCTTCCGAATGGATGCGGAGGTGCCCCTGGTGGTACCGGAGGTCAATGGCGCGGTGCTCGCCGAACGGCCGCCGCGCGGCATCATCGCCAACCCCAACTGCTCCACCATCCAGCTCGTCCTGGCCTTGAAGCCGCTGCACGACGCCTTCGGCCTGAAGCGGGTGATCGCCAGCACCTACCAGAGCGTCTCCGGGGCCGGCGCCGCGGCGGTCGACGAACTGCGCGAGACCTCACGCCAGGCCCTCGCCGGCGAGGCCCCCACCGGCGACGTCTTGCCGCACCCCATCGCTTTCAACTGCCTGCCGCAGATCGATGTCTTCCTGGAGGACGGCGACACCAAAGAAGAATGGAAGATGCGGGTGGAAGCGCCCAAGATCCTGGGCTTCGACCTGCCGCTCCACGCCACCTGCGTGCGGGTGCCGGCCTTTTTCGCCCACAGCGAGGCGGTGTGGATCGAGACGGAACAGCCGATCGATCCGCCATCAGCCCGGCAGGTCCTGGCGCAGGCGCCGGGCGTGGAAGTGGTGGACGACCCCGAGCGCCTCGCCTACCCCACCGCCCTCGACACCGCCGGCAGCGACTGGACCCGCGTCGGCCGCATCCGCCGGGACCCCACCGTCGCGAACGGACTGGCGCTGTGGATCGTCGCCGACAACCTGCGCGTCGGCGCGGCCCTAAACGCCGTGAAGATCGCCGAGCGGCTAGCAGGTTGCTGA
- a CDS encoding formimidoylglutamate deiminase yields the protein MSEFLQADLTWRNRRFVPNVVVEVDDTGRIATVAENAVTEGETEDRRSSPPLRRLSGKALLPGFVNAHSHAFQRGLRGRGETFPAGAGSFWTWREAMYGLVDELDEAAVAALSRQAFAEMRAAGITTVGEFHYLHHQDAEARDFRFDGAVLRAAAEVGIRIVLLQACYAAGGVGKALAGGQKRFATPSLDEYWRQMDELSEWTAGQPDQTLGVVAHSLRAVPPKMLRELHRQARHRGLVLHMHLEEQRQEIAEVEAAWGARPMELLLGELELDSRFTAVHCTHSDPGDLERFLATGAHVCVCPLTEANLGDGLPPLGEESAGSLCLGTDSNARISMLEEARWLEYGQRLRGARRGALRDGDGAIAPNLLAAATRGGAEALGLAAGEIAAGRWADFALVDLEHPSLAGADADILAAALLCGSDNQALAATCVGGRWTHLEQDR from the coding sequence GTGAGCGAGTTCCTGCAGGCGGACCTCACCTGGCGGAACCGGCGTTTCGTGCCGAACGTCGTCGTGGAAGTGGACGACACCGGACGCATCGCCACCGTCGCAGAAAACGCCGTCACCGAGGGCGAGACCGAAGACCGGCGGTCCAGCCCACCGCTGCGGCGCCTGTCCGGCAAGGCGTTGCTGCCGGGCTTCGTCAACGCCCACTCCCATGCCTTCCAGCGCGGACTGCGCGGCCGGGGGGAGACTTTCCCGGCCGGCGCCGGCAGCTTCTGGACCTGGCGCGAAGCGATGTACGGCCTGGTCGATGAGCTCGACGAAGCCGCCGTGGCCGCCCTCTCGCGCCAGGCCTTCGCCGAGATGCGGGCCGCCGGTATCACCACCGTCGGCGAGTTCCACTATCTGCATCACCAGGATGCGGAGGCGAGGGATTTCCGCTTCGACGGCGCTGTCCTGCGGGCCGCGGCGGAGGTGGGAATCCGCATCGTCCTGCTCCAAGCCTGCTATGCCGCCGGCGGCGTCGGCAAGGCGCTGGCCGGCGGCCAGAAACGTTTCGCCACACCGAGTCTCGACGAGTACTGGCGCCAGATGGACGAGCTGTCGGAGTGGACCGCCGGCCAGCCGGACCAGACCCTCGGGGTGGTGGCCCACAGCCTGCGGGCAGTTCCACCGAAGATGCTGCGGGAGCTTCACCGGCAAGCCCGCCACCGCGGACTGGTGCTCCACATGCATCTCGAAGAGCAGCGCCAGGAGATCGCCGAAGTCGAGGCCGCCTGGGGCGCAAGGCCGATGGAACTGCTGCTCGGCGAGCTCGAACTGGACTCCCGCTTCACCGCCGTCCACTGCACCCACAGCGATCCCGGCGACCTGGAGCGCTTTCTCGCCACCGGCGCCCACGTCTGCGTGTGCCCGCTGACCGAAGCCAACCTCGGCGACGGCTTGCCGCCGCTCGGTGAGGAGAGCGCCGGCTCCCTCTGCCTGGGAACGGACTCCAATGCCCGCATCTCGATGCTCGAAGAAGCCCGCTGGCTGGAGTACGGCCAGCGACTCCGCGGCGCGCGCCGCGGCGCCCTGCGCGATGGCGACGGAGCCATCGCCCCGAATCTCCTGGCGGCGGCCACCCGCGGCGGCGCCGAGGCCCTCGGCCTGGCCGCCGGCGAGATCGCCGCCGGCCGCTGGGCCGACTTCGCACTGGTGGATCTCGAACACCCATCCCTCGCCGGCGCCGACGCCGACATCCTTGCCGCCGCCCTCCTCTGCGGCAGCGACAATCAAGCGCTCGCCGCGACCTGCGTCGGCGGACGCTGGACCCATCTGGAGCAAGACCGATGA
- a CDS encoding carbonic anhydrase: MNAAREALIRLREGNRRFVAGAPESAVRNRPDRRDQLVAGQAPFAVVLSCSDSRVPPETVFDQGLGDLFVVRVAGNVAAPEVIGSVEFATDVLGARLVVVLGHSGCGAVQATLATLDDPSAVGGSPHLGAIVSRIRPAVAGIALSDSSLPRAVRANVRAAADTLRTDSEVLAGLIADDGLRVVGAEYSLATGRVEFLDGRPEEA; the protein is encoded by the coding sequence ATGAACGCCGCCCGTGAAGCCCTCATTCGCCTACGCGAGGGAAACCGCCGTTTCGTCGCCGGCGCTCCCGAATCCGCCGTCCGCAACCGTCCTGACCGCCGCGACCAGCTCGTCGCCGGCCAGGCGCCCTTCGCCGTCGTCCTCTCCTGCTCCGACTCGCGGGTGCCGCCGGAGACCGTCTTCGATCAGGGGTTGGGCGATCTGTTCGTCGTGCGCGTCGCCGGCAACGTGGCGGCGCCGGAGGTCATCGGCAGCGTCGAGTTCGCCACCGACGTTCTCGGCGCCCGCCTGGTGGTGGTGCTGGGGCATTCCGGCTGCGGCGCCGTCCAGGCCACCCTGGCGACCCTGGACGACCCGTCCGCCGTCGGTGGCTCTCCCCACCTCGGCGCGATCGTCTCCAGGATCCGGCCGGCCGTCGCCGGCATCGCGCTTTCCGACAGCAGCCTCCCGCGGGCGGTCCGTGCCAACGTCCGGGCCGCCGCCGATACCCTACGCACGGACTCCGAAGTCCTCGCCGGCTTGATCGCCGACGACGGCCTACGGGTGGTGGGGGCGGAGTATTCGCTGGCGACGGGCCGGGTGGAGTTCTTGGACGGGCGGCCGGAGGAGGCCTGA
- a CDS encoding CoA-binding protein, producing the protein MKSIAIVGASTDRSKFGNKCVRAYQHEGWEVVPINPKGGEIEGVEAAVSLADARPTDRIALYLAPNLLRPLLPAIAERESPEGVYFNPGTWTPELLAEAKEMGILVRQACAIVAIGLSPSQFP; encoded by the coding sequence ATGAAGAGCATCGCCATTGTCGGAGCATCGACGGACCGTTCGAAGTTCGGAAACAAGTGCGTTCGGGCCTACCAGCACGAAGGCTGGGAGGTCGTGCCGATCAACCCCAAGGGCGGCGAGATCGAGGGAGTCGAAGCGGCGGTATCGCTCGCCGACGCTCGCCCGACGGACCGCATCGCCCTCTACCTGGCCCCGAATCTCCTGCGGCCGCTGCTGCCGGCGATCGCCGAGCGGGAGTCGCCGGAAGGGGTCTACTTCAATCCCGGCACCTGGACGCCGGAGCTGCTGGCGGAAGCGAAGGAGATGGGCATTCTCGTGCGCCAGGCCTGCGCCATCGTCGCCATCGGCCTCAGTCCGTCGCAGTTTCCCTAG
- the argE gene encoding acetylornithine deacetylase has protein sequence MTFSAALSDIQLLERLVAFDTTSSKSNLPLVDFLCDYLDRPGVRIAKNRSPDGRKANLLVSVGPEIGDPNERPGLVLSGHMDVVPALEDGWQSDPFTLTEQGDSLVARGSADMKGFLALASNRLRAADGRKLSAPLVLIFTYDEEVGTLGAKHLVDDWEDQRSSWSEWDPLPRAAIIGEPTSLRVVGLHKGHLKARVTLEGRSAHSGYPHLGANAIEAGGRVIDSLAALRRHLEDERPAGAERFPEVPFVALNVGTVQGGSAVNVVPDRCVIEVGARILPGMDSGQLLDRLRRAALDAAGDAPSGAGHRFEVLSDSPPMRVPDEAPITRALRELSGRDEVHSVSYATDAGWLQSLGLDCVIFGPGSIEVAHRPNEFMPRAEMVTARDILEATIGRFCGGAAR, from the coding sequence ATGACTTTTTCCGCCGCTTTGAGCGACATCCAGCTCCTTGAACGGCTCGTCGCGTTCGACACCACCAGTTCGAAGAGCAACCTGCCGCTGGTGGACTTTTTGTGCGACTACCTCGACCGTCCGGGAGTGCGGATCGCCAAGAATCGCTCGCCGGACGGCCGCAAGGCCAATCTGCTGGTCTCCGTAGGCCCGGAGATCGGAGATCCAAACGAACGCCCCGGCCTGGTCCTCTCCGGCCACATGGACGTGGTGCCGGCCCTCGAAGACGGCTGGCAGAGCGACCCCTTCACCCTGACGGAGCAGGGCGACTCGCTGGTCGCCCGCGGCTCCGCCGACATGAAGGGCTTTCTCGCCCTGGCGTCCAATCGACTGCGCGCCGCAGATGGCAGAAAACTATCCGCTCCCCTCGTCCTGATCTTCACCTACGACGAAGAGGTCGGCACCCTCGGAGCCAAGCACCTGGTGGACGACTGGGAAGATCAGCGGTCTTCGTGGAGCGAATGGGATCCCCTGCCTCGGGCGGCGATCATCGGAGAGCCGACCAGCCTGCGGGTGGTCGGCCTGCACAAGGGACACCTCAAGGCTCGGGTCACCCTCGAAGGGCGGAGCGCCCACAGCGGCTATCCGCACCTCGGGGCGAACGCCATCGAAGCCGGCGGCCGGGTGATCGATTCGCTGGCAGCCCTACGGCGCCATCTGGAGGATGAGCGGCCGGCCGGCGCCGAGCGCTTTCCGGAAGTTCCCTTCGTCGCCCTGAATGTCGGCACCGTCCAGGGCGGCTCCGCCGTCAATGTGGTGCCAGACCGGTGCGTGATCGAGGTCGGCGCCCGCATCCTGCCGGGCATGGACTCAGGCCAACTCCTCGACCGCCTGCGCCGGGCCGCTCTCGACGCGGCGGGCGACGCCCCATCGGGTGCCGGGCACCGGTTCGAGGTGCTCTCCGACAGCCCGCCCATGCGGGTACCGGACGAGGCCCCGATCACCCGCGCCCTGCGCGAGCTGAGCGGCCGCGACGAGGTGCACAGCGTGTCCTACGCCACCGACGCCGGCTGGCTGCAGTCCCTCGGTCTCGACTGCGTGATCTTCGGCCCGGGCTCGATCGAGGTGGCCCACCGTCCGAACGAGTTCATGCCGCGGGCCGAAATGGTGACCGCCCGGGACATTCTCGAAGCGACCATCGGGCGGTTCTGCGGAGGGGCCGCCCGGTGA
- a CDS encoding helix-turn-helix transcriptional regulator, giving the protein MSDSTTQDRAAELLRKLLAERNLSADRVAVSAEVPLPVVHDLLAGRQVLDLAVLERILRSLEIEPQAFFGRLYAPPDGTAPLPSAAEPDLTPSDEPLARQEVEALVADLRGKVRGMVRLLDAEKVRDERG; this is encoded by the coding sequence ATGAGTGACTCGACCACCCAGGACCGCGCCGCCGAGCTGCTGCGGAAGCTCCTCGCCGAGCGCAATCTCTCGGCGGATCGCGTCGCCGTGTCGGCCGAGGTGCCGCTACCCGTCGTTCACGACCTGCTCGCCGGCCGCCAGGTGCTGGATCTGGCTGTTCTGGAGAGGATCCTGCGTTCGCTGGAGATCGAGCCGCAGGCCTTCTTCGGCCGGCTCTATGCTCCGCCGGATGGGACTGCGCCTTTGCCCTCCGCCGCCGAGCCCGACCTGACGCCATCGGACGAACCCCTGGCGCGGCAAGAAGTGGAGGCGCTGGTGGCCGACCTGCGGGGCAAGGTGCGGGGCATGGTGCGGCTGTTGGATGCGGAGAAGGTGCGCGACGAGCGGGGTTGA